The proteins below come from a single Gimesia alba genomic window:
- a CDS encoding efflux RND transporter permease subunit, giving the protein MLNAIIRFSLKQRHLTLAFSLFLIGFGTWQAFSMGIDVFPNLNRPRVVVMTEAPGMAPEEVESLITFPLETTLNGATGVQAVRSSSGVGISIIYVEFEWGTDIYNDRQVVNERLQLVTEQLPDGVKPQLAPISSIMGQIMMLGMWSEDDKTSPLEVRTLADWVVRQRLLTIPGVSQVFTMGGGRKQFQVLVNPEALVKYGITLHDVRKACEESNVNATGGYLDEQGPNEFLVRALGRIQTLQDLEKVVVATKKGRPIVLSQVAKVVEGAQVKRGDSSAFVKQEDGTFAGGDAVVLTVNKQPDADTRRVAQDVIQALKELKPSLPADIRIQPELYSQKSFIDRSIENVIDALVDGGILVVIILFLFLMNFRTTFITLTAIPLSIAVTAIIFAVFGLSINTMTLGGLAVAIGELVDDAIVDVENIFRRLQENRYQKNPKPTLLVVFQASCEIRNSIVFGTIIVVLVFMPLFALSGMEGRLFAPLGVAYIVSILSSLLVSLTLTPVLSYWLLGKKFGSPVSSDDPAEQQAHQDGPLLRFLKWIAGYVISFSIRLSVPMLITGVVGVFAASLLLMQLERDFLPPFNEGVAQLNVVLPPGTSLKKSNEISETVMDRLKKIKGVSAFSRRTGRAELDEHAEGVNISEFIITFDPESGRSREAVLDDIRTSMEDIPGIVISVEQPLAHLISHMVSGVKAQVGIKIYGEDLTVLRNTAKKMEGVMKSVPGVTDVLVEPQVEIDQLQIKLDRDKLRLYGLTPAYVNEYIETAMNGMVVSQVLQGQRTFDLLIRMDEKYREDLQALKRLSIELPNGGTTPLSSVADISASSGPNTINREKVQKRIIVQCNVSGRGLVDVVKDIQAKQEPIIEALPAGYFVEYSGQFENQQAASRMISALFLVSMLGVFLVLYTMFHSANFSLQVMAALPMAFIGSVIALVVTGQTLTIAAMVGFISLGGIASRNGILLLNHYLHLVKYEGEDWTREMIVRAGQERLAPVLMTALTSGIGLVPLAMSQGEAGKEILYPVATVIIGGLLSSTILEFFIRPALFWSFGRKAGARIVEQSGIEIPLIEEHEEIPEPVASGHE; this is encoded by the coding sequence ATGTTGAATGCCATCATTCGATTTTCTCTGAAACAGCGACATTTGACGCTGGCGTTCTCGCTGTTTCTGATTGGCTTCGGGACCTGGCAGGCGTTCAGCATGGGAATCGACGTGTTCCCGAACTTGAATCGCCCGCGTGTGGTTGTGATGACGGAAGCACCGGGCATGGCGCCCGAAGAAGTGGAATCGTTGATCACCTTTCCCCTGGAAACCACATTAAACGGCGCGACCGGCGTGCAGGCCGTGCGCAGTTCTTCCGGCGTGGGCATCTCCATCATCTACGTCGAGTTTGAGTGGGGAACCGATATCTACAACGACCGGCAGGTGGTGAATGAACGGCTGCAACTGGTGACCGAGCAATTACCCGATGGCGTCAAGCCGCAGTTGGCACCGATCTCTTCCATCATGGGCCAGATCATGATGCTCGGCATGTGGAGCGAAGATGACAAAACGTCGCCACTCGAAGTTCGTACGCTGGCAGATTGGGTGGTCCGACAACGGCTACTCACGATTCCCGGCGTCTCACAAGTCTTCACGATGGGAGGCGGACGCAAGCAGTTTCAGGTCCTCGTGAATCCCGAGGCACTCGTCAAATATGGAATCACGCTGCACGATGTCAGAAAGGCCTGTGAAGAGAGTAACGTCAATGCGACCGGCGGCTATCTGGATGAACAGGGACCGAATGAATTTCTGGTTCGCGCGTTGGGCCGTATTCAAACACTGCAAGATCTGGAAAAAGTAGTAGTTGCTACGAAAAAAGGCCGCCCCATCGTGCTTTCGCAGGTCGCCAAAGTTGTCGAAGGAGCTCAGGTCAAACGGGGAGACAGTTCCGCATTCGTGAAACAGGAAGACGGGACGTTTGCCGGCGGTGATGCCGTGGTATTGACCGTCAACAAACAACCCGATGCTGATACGCGCCGCGTCGCCCAGGATGTGATACAGGCTTTAAAAGAATTGAAGCCTTCATTACCAGCGGATATCCGTATTCAACCCGAACTCTATTCCCAGAAATCGTTTATCGATCGTTCCATCGAAAATGTGATCGACGCCCTGGTTGACGGCGGGATACTCGTCGTGATTATTCTGTTTCTGTTCCTGATGAACTTTCGCACGACCTTCATCACGTTGACAGCGATCCCCCTTTCCATCGCCGTGACCGCGATCATTTTTGCTGTCTTTGGCCTTTCGATAAACACCATGACGCTGGGGGGGCTGGCGGTCGCGATTGGCGAACTCGTTGACGATGCCATCGTTGATGTGGAAAACATTTTCCGCAGGCTGCAGGAAAATCGCTACCAGAAAAATCCCAAACCAACCTTGCTCGTCGTGTTTCAGGCGAGTTGTGAAATCCGGAATTCCATTGTCTTCGGAACGATCATTGTGGTGTTGGTCTTTATGCCGCTGTTTGCACTGTCGGGCATGGAAGGCCGCCTGTTTGCTCCGCTGGGAGTCGCCTATATCGTTTCGATTCTGTCATCGCTGCTGGTTTCACTTACATTAACTCCCGTGCTGTCTTACTGGCTGCTCGGAAAGAAATTCGGGTCACCCGTCAGTTCAGATGATCCTGCCGAGCAACAGGCGCATCAGGACGGCCCTCTGCTGCGTTTCTTGAAATGGATTGCCGGTTATGTCATCAGTTTCAGTATTCGCCTCTCCGTGCCGATGTTGATCACGGGTGTTGTCGGTGTGTTTGCAGCGTCACTGCTGCTGATGCAACTCGAACGCGATTTTCTGCCCCCCTTTAATGAAGGGGTGGCACAGTTGAACGTGGTCCTGCCGCCGGGGACTTCGCTGAAAAAATCAAACGAAATTTCTGAGACCGTGATGGATCGGCTGAAGAAGATCAAAGGCGTCTCCGCGTTTTCCAGAAGAACGGGGCGTGCCGAACTCGACGAACATGCTGAGGGAGTGAATATCTCTGAATTCATTATCACCTTTGATCCGGAATCTGGTCGCAGTCGCGAAGCGGTGCTCGACGATATTCGTACTTCGATGGAAGACATTCCGGGAATTGTCATCTCCGTCGAACAGCCGCTGGCGCATTTGATCTCGCATATGGTATCCGGCGTGAAAGCTCAGGTCGGGATCAAGATCTATGGCGAAGATTTAACAGTTCTGCGTAACACGGCTAAAAAAATGGAAGGGGTTATGAAAAGTGTGCCGGGAGTTACCGATGTTCTGGTCGAACCCCAAGTCGAAATTGACCAACTGCAGATCAAACTGGACCGAGACAAACTGCGACTGTATGGCTTAACCCCGGCATACGTGAATGAATATATCGAAACCGCGATGAATGGTATGGTCGTCTCACAGGTGCTGCAGGGCCAGCGGACGTTTGACCTGTTGATTCGCATGGATGAGAAATACCGGGAAGATCTACAGGCATTAAAACGACTGTCGATCGAACTTCCCAACGGAGGCACAACGCCGCTTTCGTCGGTGGCAGACATTTCCGCCTCTTCCGGTCCCAATACGATCAATCGCGAGAAAGTTCAGAAACGGATTATCGTGCAGTGTAATGTATCGGGACGCGGACTTGTGGATGTCGTAAAAGACATTCAGGCAAAGCAGGAACCGATTATTGAAGCACTCCCCGCCGGTTATTTTGTGGAATACAGTGGACAGTTCGAAAATCAGCAGGCTGCTTCACGTATGATCTCGGCACTGTTTCTCGTCTCGATGCTCGGTGTCTTTCTGGTTCTGTATACCATGTTTCATTCCGCGAACTTCTCTCTGCAGGTGATGGCGGCACTGCCAATGGCCTTTATCGGTTCGGTGATCGCGCTCGTCGTGACCGGGCAGACGCTGACGATTGCGGCAATGGTCGGTTTTATCTCACTGGGTGGGATCGCGTCGCGGAATGGAATTCTGTTGCTCAATCATTATCTGCATCTGGTGAAGTATGAAGGGGAAGACTGGACCCGCGAAATGATTGTCAGAGCAGGGCAGGAACGATTGGCACCCGTGTTGATGACCGCACTCACGTCGGGCATCGGGCTGGTTCCGCTGGCGATGTCGCAGGGAGAAGCCGGTAAAGAAATTCTGTATCCGGTGGCGACGGTGATTATCGGCGGGTTATTAAGCAGTACGATTCTGGAGTTCTTCATTCGACCGGCGCTCTTCTGGAGCTTCGGACGAAAAGCGGGCGCCAGAATCGTGGAGCAAAGCGGAATTGAAATTCCACTGATTGAAGAACACGAAGAAATTCCTGAGCCTGTCGCCTCAGGGCATGAATGA
- a CDS encoding efflux RND transporter periplasmic adaptor subunit, with the protein MMNHSMLKQNWKWILTLVILIPAGLLAWSSQEQWLPAVQGWTQSKQTAEKQTKSKETADAHGDESHHDHDHARHDEASSLELSPQARKNVGLTADKVIPVKLQSFTRTITIPAIVVERPGKTRITIVAPMTGIITNVNVIAGEAVKPDRELFKLRLTHEDLVQAQTAYLKTLGELDVENKEIERLTDITNRGVIAGKVLLERKYEKEKLEAILKSQREALLLHGFSNAQVDRIDQTRRLIKEHQVYVPILNNQSGEVQMPNMKIRRISATDDSSLDSRTLPPQSMFIVQSLNVSKGDFVEAGDTLCVLADYSDLYLKGQAFEQEADELTRCMEKQWPVEAIQEVNNKEKKLIRNLKIDYLDNQIETDSRTFSVFVNLPNKIQYDTVRQHGKRFVNWEYKLGQRMQLRVPVEIWEKQIVLPVEAIATEGAEHFVFQENGDHFDRRPVHILYQDQLSAVIENDGSIFPGDKIALAGAHQLQMALKNKAGGGVDPHAGHTH; encoded by the coding sequence ATGATGAATCATTCAATGCTGAAACAAAACTGGAAATGGATTTTAACTCTGGTCATCCTGATACCGGCTGGGCTGCTGGCCTGGAGTTCTCAGGAACAATGGCTACCTGCGGTTCAAGGGTGGACCCAAAGTAAGCAGACCGCAGAGAAGCAGACTAAGAGCAAGGAAACCGCAGATGCGCATGGTGACGAATCGCACCACGATCACGATCATGCCAGGCACGACGAAGCCAGCTCGCTGGAGCTCTCTCCCCAGGCGCGAAAAAATGTGGGCCTGACCGCAGATAAGGTGATTCCGGTCAAGCTGCAATCATTCACACGCACGATCACGATTCCTGCGATCGTGGTCGAACGCCCGGGGAAAACCAGAATCACCATCGTCGCACCCATGACGGGTATTATCACGAATGTGAATGTGATTGCGGGAGAAGCGGTTAAGCCAGATCGCGAGTTATTCAAGCTGCGACTCACTCACGAAGATCTCGTCCAGGCACAGACGGCCTATCTGAAAACACTGGGCGAACTCGATGTCGAAAATAAAGAGATCGAACGCCTTACGGATATCACGAATCGAGGAGTGATCGCCGGTAAGGTGTTGCTCGAACGGAAATACGAGAAGGAAAAACTGGAAGCGATTCTGAAATCACAACGTGAAGCACTCTTACTGCATGGATTCAGTAATGCCCAGGTTGATCGAATCGATCAAACACGCCGCTTGATCAAAGAGCATCAGGTGTACGTGCCGATTCTCAATAATCAATCGGGAGAAGTGCAGATGCCAAACATGAAAATACGACGGATTTCGGCAACCGATGATTCCTCTCTGGACTCCAGAACACTCCCGCCACAGTCGATGTTTATTGTCCAGTCCCTGAATGTCAGTAAAGGCGACTTCGTAGAGGCGGGAGATACGCTGTGTGTCTTAGCGGACTACAGTGACTTGTATCTCAAAGGTCAGGCGTTCGAGCAGGAAGCCGATGAACTCACGCGCTGCATGGAAAAACAATGGCCCGTTGAGGCGATTCAGGAAGTGAATAATAAAGAGAAAAAACTGATCCGCAATCTCAAAATTGATTATCTGGATAACCAGATTGAAACCGATTCCAGAACCTTTTCCGTCTTTGTGAACCTGCCTAATAAGATTCAGTATGACACCGTTCGCCAACATGGAAAACGTTTTGTGAACTGGGAATACAAGCTGGGGCAGCGGATGCAGCTGCGGGTTCCTGTTGAGATCTGGGAGAAACAGATTGTCCTTCCCGTGGAAGCCATCGCCACGGAAGGTGCCGAACATTTTGTGTTCCAGGAAAACGGCGACCATTTTGATCGACGACCGGTGCATATTCTCTATCAGGATCAGTTATCCGCAGTGATTGAAAATGATGGTTCGATATTTCCGGGTGACAAAATTGCGCTCGCCGGGGCACATCAGTTACAGATGGCATTGAAAAATAAGGCCGGCGGTGGCGTGGATCCGCATGCAGGACACACGCATTAA